A stretch of DNA from Mesorhizobium onobrychidis:
AACAGGCACGCCTGCATCAGGCGCGTGGCGTTTCTTATCTGGCTGAGCCAAATGCGGCGCAGCTTGCGAGGATCAGCCGCCTCATTGACGCCGGCAAGGTAACTCCGGTCGTGCAGGCGACTTATCCTCTGGAGGAGGTCGCTAAGGCCGAGGAACGGCTGGCGAGCGAGCATACACGCGGCAAGATCGTGCTTCAGGTGGCCGCCTGAGCCCGGATGCTCGAAGTTCCCCGGAATGTTCAAGTTCAAAGTGAACCAATTCTGCGGACAAGCCGTGCCGACGGGCAACTGACTGCGGACCGCATTCAGCCATTAAGAGCAGAAGAACGAAGTTGCTTGGCGCTGATTCATCCGTAAGTGCCGATTAATTCCGCCTCACCCAACATGTTTTCACGGGCAGCCTGCCACACGACCAGGGCATCGGGTTCCGGGCCGATGGGAAGATTGGCAATGCCAAGGGCCGCGAGCCTGAAGCGGTAGGTGTGTGGCTTACCGCCCGGATGCTGGTCGGGTCCATCGTAGTGAAGATTACCGAAATCATTGAAGCCGTGAGGCAGGTCCTCTGTTCGCGCTTTGGAACTCCGCCCTTCGGCCAAATGACGCCGGTCTCCGCCGATGTCGTAGACGACCCAATGCCGGGACGCCTGTGACGGTGCATCCGTATCTTCCATGACGAGCACGTAGCTCTGAGTGCCCGGCGGCGGATCGCTCCATTCCAGAGATTATCGCCGCGCCGGGCATGACGATCCGGAATCGGCTGGCCGTTCTGAAAGGCTGGACTGGTCAAAGTGAACGCCATCACTTACTTCCTTGCTCGGCTAGACTCGTCGAAATAGAGGCGCTGGTCTCGTAGCGGCCCTCTTCCATCAGACGATCCCAACAACCACTACCGGCTATTGTTCCTCCGAGAGCGATGCACATGTGGTGGTATGGATCGTATAAGCGCGGGCCGTGTTCACGTAAAATGGGGCTTCATCCTGGTCACCCTCCACGCTCCGATTGCTTCTCTATGTGCTCGCTGACAATGAGCCCCCCGACCGGGCGAGCATGAGGTCTTCACCCGGCCGCTCTGAAAGCACGGCATCGGCTCCACCATCCACTGCGTCGCCGGCGATGCCATCAGCATTTGGCGGCCAGCCGCTAACGAGAACGATCAAGACTTGTCGTCACCGTTCTGGGCTGGCCTCAATGCACAAACCTTGCCCTCAGCCAAGCCAGAAGTCTGTTCCCGGTAATTGTCCGGCGGACTCTGGCGGCAGCCCATCGCGCTTGCATCGTAGCACCAACGTGGCAGTGACAGACGATGTTGTGCAACTGCCAGTCACTTAGCTCGAAGAAGCGCTTTGCCTCACCGTAGGTATCATCTTTCAGACCCATGGCGCGCAGCACCGGATCCTCATAGGCAACGGTGATTGGCGACCCCGCGCCACGCGCTACGGCACGAGCTTCAGGACTGAGATATTCGGTGCCTGAAAGCGCTCCGAGGCAACGCCGTGGATTTTGTTCGAGAAGCTTTGCCCAACGCTCGATCCGCTGCGTCCGAGACATGGTCGGGTAAGTCGCCGAGGGCTCAACTTTTGCAATTGTCTGCAGTTGGTCGAGTGTTTGGTATTTCATGGTCGGCTCCTTTCAATAGGTCGAAGCGCCCACGCCCTAACAGAAGATTATTGCGCTGCGACGCGCCGACAAGGCCGGAATTGGCAATGTTAGGAGTTTGCTCCTCGAACGATTCCTATCAGGAACCTTCTCGGGGGCCTGCTTGTTTTGGACTAATGAAAGGAGAACGTCATGAGCACAAAACCACCACCCGTTCCGGCAGAGAACCAGAGCCCTAAGGGTCCCGGCGACAAGAAGTCGGTTCCTGTCGACCAAACGCAGCACAGCCATTCCGCCCCAAATCCCGACAAACAGGGCCAGCAGGGCAACACGAGGGTCAATACGACCCATCAAGGCTACCAGCAGGACCGTTAGGTGATTTCATGTCCACGTCGAAGAAGACCCGCGCCAGCATCCGCCATGGCGTTCCTGGCGCATCGCACGAAAATGCCAAGGAGCCGCTGGTGATAGAAAAGCCGCCAGCCGATTCCGATCTGCGCAGCCGCAGCAAGATCTCAGGCGGCGGAGGCGAACGCGACAGCCACCATACCCATGACTCGGAAAAGAAGGGGGGCGGCACCCGACCGGCACACCGAGGAAGGTGATTCACGCCTCGTTGAAGCGTGCGGCGTGGCGCTTCGCATTTCCCCATGAAATCCGAGGCGCCGAACATCATCAGGCCGTCTGACTGTGAGCACCGCCTGGCGCAGTGGTCCGGGCAGCGCTTTGGTCCGGTGGGTCGATCCGCGCTTCGGCCGAGCGCCACATGGTGCGCAGCTTTTCGGGTAAAGTGGCTTGGACTTTCGCGACCTGACCGCGCGAGACATGCCGGGATAGCGTGGCAAAGACAGAACGCAC
This window harbors:
- a CDS encoding YbhB/YbcL family Raf kinase inhibitor-like protein yields the protein MEDTDAPSQASRHWVVYDIGGDRRHLAEGRSSKARTEDLPHGFNDFGNLHYDGPDQHPGGKPHTYRFRLAALGIANLPIGPEPDALVVWQAARENMLGEAELIGTYG